One genomic window of Mus pahari chromosome 23, PAHARI_EIJ_v1.1, whole genome shotgun sequence includes the following:
- the LOC115063089 gene encoding syncytin-A: protein MLRLWVFCLFLFPCSSAYSDSWMPLVNLTQRLLREANSSFSSNCWVCLSIQTQRSLAMPAPLRTWTETPMKLRIMYSARSLSGPYPITDLERRLQNFQPLTPHSSFVNPDQRAIAFLQITSATGILPILSRITSVRYPDDHVYESAQRPIWGSLSTQTILTSQAPLCISRFFKDSNHATFVGKLPASLCNHTFQLSPSANHQSIDLSSSYAFAPLMAMPGTKWRNPLRFSGPPSLNSGTPHHSCPIDDIHCHTYPTTPWRSCPSFPASTCYNFTLFEPDNASRPITLSVDTTYFKIKLQGHKDPYPLFQYQPLMGAALSGQYSIWEYEPTVMKNGGITPNLFSHLVSLTYSFCLNSSGVFFLCGNSTYVCLPANWSGVCTLVFQYPDIELLPNNQTISVPLFATVPSSVPASRRRKRALPLLPLLAGLGIASALGLGIAGLTTSTVYFQQLSKALSDSLDEIATSIISLQDQIDSLAGVVLQNRRALDLIVAERGGTCLFLQEECCFYINQSGVVRHAARKLRERASELGTSSSPWIQWLGLGPWLPSWLTSLMGPILFILVLLVFRPCLLNCLTHSVSRRMSSFIHTTTEGHVDKILLLRESQYKRLPQEPPEEDAV from the coding sequence ATGCTTCGCCTTTgggttttctgtctcttcctgttcccTTGTTCCTCTGCCTACTCGGACAGCTGGATGCCCCTTGTGAACCTCACGCAACGCCTCCTCCGCGAGGCtaactcttccttttcttccaactGCTGGGTCTGCTTATCCATCCAAACCCAGCGCTCTTTAGCCATGCCAGCCCCACTAAGGACTTGGACAGAGACACCCATGAAACTTCGTATCATGTACTCGGCCCGGAGCCTCTCCGGCCCGTACCCTATTACCGACCTTGAGAGACGCCTCCAGAATTTCCAGCCATTGACTCCTCACTCCTCTTTCGTCAACCCTGACCAGCGGGCCATTGCTTTCCTTCAGATCACCAGCGCGACAGGCATACTTCCGATTCTTTCTCGGATCACCTCGGTGAGATACCCCGATGACCACGTCTACGAATCTGCCCAACGTCCCATATGGGGATCACTCTCCACCCAAACGATCCTCACTTCCCAGGCTCCTCTCTGCATATCCCGCTTCTTCAAGGATTCAAACCATGCCACCTTCGTGGGCAAACTCCCTGCCTCTCTTTGCAATCACACCTTTCAGCTCTCCCCCTCGGCCAACCACCAATCCATAGATCTGTCCTCCAGCTATGCATTCGCCCCGCTAATGGCCATGCCAGGGACTAAATGGAGAAACCCCTTACGCTTTTCAGGACCTCCTTCCCTGAACTCAGGGACGCCTCACCACTCCTGCCCGATAGATGACATCCACTGCCACACCTACCCCACCACCCCCTGGAggtcctgtccttccttccccgCTAGCACCTGCTATAATTTCACCCTATTCGAGCCTGACAATGCGAGCCGCCCTATTACCCTGTCCGTGGACACCACATACTTCAAGATTAAACTCCAGGGACACAAAGACCCCTATCCCCTCTTTCAGTACCAGCCCCTCATGGGGGCAGCCCTCTCTGGACAATATTCAATCTGGGAGTATGAACCCACTGTTATGAAAAACGGCGGTATCACTCCAAATCTCTTCTCCCACCTTGTCTCCTTAACGTACTCCTTCTGCCTCAACTCCTCCGGCGTTTTCTTCCTCTGTGGAAACTCAACTTATGTCTGTCTCCCGGCCAATTGGTCCGGCGTCTGTACCCTTGTCTTCCAATACCCGGATATTGAACTCCTTCCTAACAACCAAACCATATCTGTCCCGCTTTTTGCTACAGTTCCCTCCTCTGTCCCCGCTTCTCGCCGCCGGAAGCgggcccttcctctccttcctctcctcgcCGGCCTGGGCATTGCCTCTGCCCTGGGGTTAGGCATCGCGGGTCTCACCACCTCAACCGTGTATTTCCAACAGCTTTCCAAGGCTCTCTCTGACAGCCTAGACGAAATAGCCACCTCCATCATCAGCCTCCAAGACCAAATAGACTCGCTGGCGGGTGTCGTTCTCCAAAACCGCAGAGCTCTGGACCTCATTGTGGCTGAGAGGGGGGGcacctgcctcttcctgcagGAAGAGTGCTGCTTCTACATAAACCAGTCCGGGGTAGTCCGGCACGCGGCAAGGAAACTTCGAGAAAGGGCCTCGGAACTCGGCACAAGCTCGAGCCCTTGGATCCAGTGGCTGGGGCTGGGACCCTGGCTGCCCTCTTGGTTGACTTCCCTCATGGGTCCCATTCTCTTTATCCTAGTACTGCTGGTTTTCCGGCCTTGTCTTCTTAACTGCCTGACTCATTCTGTATCGCGGCGAATGAGTTCTTTCATTCACACCACCACCGAAGGGCATGTGGACAAGATCCTTCTGCTTCGAGAGTCCCAGTACAAGAGACTTCCCCAAGAGCCCCCGGAGGAGGATGCCGTCTAG